The DNA sequence GTCAGTCCTAGGGCTAGAGATAAAAGGAACTGGGGCACCGGGCTGGCTTGTTCAGGAGAGCATCCGACTCTAAATGGTCtaagggttgtgggtttgagccccatgttgggtgtagagattacttaaaaataaaatcattttaaaaataaataaaggaactgatgggggcacctgggtggctcagtcggttaagcgtccgacttcggctgaggtcacgatctcacagttagcgagttcaagccccgtgttgggctctgtgctgacggctcagagcctggagcctgcttcggattctgtgtctccccctctctgtacccctctcctgcttgtgcactctctttctttgtctctctctctctctctctctctctctctctctctctctctctggaatataaataaacattaaaaaaaaaacaaaactgaaaccagAATCCCTTCCTAAGGCTTGCTGCTCGGGGTTTGAAGCCTGCAGACGGCAGCTCTTGGTCCGTGTGCCTCTTGGCCACACGGCTGGTCTTCCTCACGCCTGGGCAGGAGACCTCAGCGTCCGTCCCTGCCCGCACACAGACCCTCGAGGCCGACGGGTTGACCTCTCTAGCCTTTTGCTGACACGATGGGCTCTCTAGTTAGATATTTCCAGTTTCCATTTGCCAGTTTGAGGCACTCTTCAGCATGCGGGGGAGCGCAGGTTGGACCTCACAGGTCTTAGAATGGATCCGTAGACCCCTCCCGTCGCGTGCTCTTGCGCCTTCAGAGGTTCCGTGTTGAGAGAACACGGAGGGCTCGGCGATGGCGAGCAGGTGGGGTGCTGTGTCCGCCTGATAGGGTAACTGGTAACTACGGTCTCCCTCGGGCCTTGGGTTGCCCCCGAGATTGGAGTGCGGCTCAGTGCTGGCTGATGCAGGGTGATTCTTTGCCTGTGCCTCCTTCAGGACTGATGAAACCCATGATGCCCCAAGACTCCCTCGGTGGGACTGGCTGTCGCTCTGAGGACCAGAACTGCGTGCCCCCGCTGCAAGAAAGGAAAGTGGCCGCCCTCGATCCGGCCCCCGTGTGGAGCCCAGAGGGCTACATGGCGTTGCAGAGCAAAGGCTACTCGCTTCCGCAGCCGAAATCAAACGACGCTTTGGCCGTGGACATGCACGTCAGGTGAGCTGGAACTCGGCCGTCCCGGCCTGCAAGTGAAGGCAGGATGTCCAAATCCTGCTCGTGCGGGGCTCCGGGAGGGGGCGCTGTCCCCGCAGGCAGTGTCCTCCGTGGACGGGGAGTACGAGGAGGTTTGCTGGAACGCTTTTGTGTGAGAGGCGCTCACCTGCCGGCGGGGCTGACGGCCGAGGAGAGGTCCTGGGTCAGAGGCAGATCTGCTGAACCTTGGGTCAGGGCGAGGGGTGGGGTCTGGCGGGGCCGCGTGCCCGGGTCGTGGCTCCTTCCCGTCCAAGTGGAGCAAGCTGGCCCTGCTGGCCCAGGGCCCCAGACTCTCCGTGGACTCCCAGGCTCCAGCTTGTCGCTTGAACCAGAGGATCCCCAGCTGCTACGCCTCCAGGTGGCACGCTGAGGCCACCAGCAGCCCCCGCGTTCTTCACTCTGGACTCCATGGGCCGCCGACCAATCCATGGCCCGGCAGCTCTGAGACGTGTTTAAAGCTAGAGCAAATGTTGgtgcttatgttttttttctttttcattttctctttaaaaaagattttttttttctttttaaaactaagcCCTGTGTTCAGCACGGAAACCAGGAACCAAGCTCcaatcacattgactgatttttctggttccttttcAGGAATGAAAGCTCTTACTCTGCCCCCCCCGGAAGGTCAGGGGGTGTAGGTGCCCAGCGCGATCTCcttgaggagagaggggaggagttCTTGAGTGCTTTTGACAAGAAGGCCCCAGCAGACTTTGACAGCTGTGTCTCTTCTCAAAGAATAGGCCAGGAGCTTTTGTTTCCACCCCAAGAAAATGTTCAGGAAGCGGGTGCTCCTGGGGGTCACAGCCCAGACCTCAGGTGTTCCCCACTGGAGCCCGACTTTGCCCCAGCGGAGAAAAAGCCAGAGTATAGCAGTTGGGACGTTAGCCACCCGCCAGAGTCCACGGACACGGCCAGCGGCATCGAGAAGGGAACACCCCGGGAGGAGCCACCCTTTAACGTCTCCGCCTGGGAGAAGGACGGGAGCCCCAACAAACAGCCGTCCCTGGAGCCCGAGTGGACTGCCGAGCCCCGGGGCCCCGGCAGCCAGCACCAGGAGCAGACCAGCAGGACGCGGAGGTCGGGACCCATCAAGAAGCCCGTCCTGAAAGCCCTCAAGGTGGAGGACAAGGAGAAGGAACTGGAGAAGATTaagcaggagctgggggaggagagcgCCCGAGTGGCCAAGGAGAAGGGGCCGGCTCGCAAGGCAGAGAAGGACGAGGATGAAGAGAACGACCCCGCGCTGGCcaactcctccccctcccccttggaGGACCAGGGCCCCGCCCGTGCTAGTGTGGGCCGCGAGGCCAGCAGGTGTGACGAGGACGAGAAGCCGGCCAGGGCCTGGGAGGGCAGACCCTCCCGGGAGTCCAGTGACACGCCCGCAACAAAGAGGAACAATTGGATCTTTATCGACGAGGAGCAAGCTTTCGGGGGCCGAGGGCAGGCCCGGGGCCGCGGCCGTGGCTTCCGAGAGTTCACCTTCCGAGGGCGGCCGGCGGGCGGTGGCCCAGGCCTCTGCGGTGGGGGGGTGCTCGGGGCGCGGGGCGTCTACGGCGGCGGCCAGAGGAGTGGCCGCGGCCGGGGGCTGCGGGACTTTGGCCAGCCGGAGGACTTCCCCAGGGCCAAGCCGCGACGGCGCATCGCCAGCGAGACGCACAGCGAGGGCTCTGAGTACGAAGAGCTTCCCAAGCGGCGGCGGCAGCGAGGCTCGGAGAACGGGAGCGAGGGCTCGCTCCTGGAGCGGGAGGGCAGCACCCTGAGGAGGGGCGACTTCAGGGACTCCTGGCGCTCCACCAAGGCATGCTCCGAGGACCACGGCGGCCCGGAGACCAAGAGCCGAGGCCCTCGCGCCTTCGGCCGGGCGCTCCCTCCCCGGCTGAGCAGCTGCGGCTACGGCCGGAGAACCTTTGTGTCCAAAGAGGCCGCCCACTGGCAGAGCAAGGGCCCGGGAGCCTCCTGGCAGGAGTACAGCTCCCCAGACACGTGCGGGTCCCGGCGACCCGCAGACAGAGACTGTGTCCCTGACGCCTACAGACATTCTGACTCGCTTGGCGCCAGGGCCTTCGAGGACGGCCGCCTGGAGGACAAGAGGCCCTTCTTCCCCGATGACCATGCGGCCGACTCGGAAGGCGCCGAGAACCGGCCCTTCCGGAGAAGGCGCCCCCCGCGTCAGGACAAGCCCCCTCGCTTCCGGCGCCTCCGGCAGGAGCGGGAGTCCCTGGGCCTGTGGGGGCCGGAGGAGGAGCCGCACCTCTTGGCGGGGCCGTGGCCGGGCCGGCCCAAGCTCTGCCCCGGGGACAAGAGCGGGTCCCCCGAGCTCTCGTACCAGAACTCGTCCGATCACGCCAACGAGGAGTGGGAGACGGCTTCCGAGAGCAGTGACTTCAGCGAGCGGCGGGAGCGGCGCGAGGGCCCGGGGGCCGAGCCCGACCCGCAGGCGGACGGCAGCCTGCCCGGGGCCGCCGCGGGTGAGAAGAAGGAGCTGGCCAAGAGGAGCTTCTCCAGCCAGAGGCCCCTGGCCGACAGGCAGAGCCGAAAGCTGGAGCCGGGGGGGTTTGGGGACAAGTCCGTTAGGCCAGGTGGTGGTGACGCCTCTCCCCGTTATGACAGCCAACAGAACGGGACGCCTTTGAAAGCCAAAAGGTAAAACGCAGACCGAACCCCAGGCTCTTCTCTGTTGCTGTTCTGTTACCAAGCCTGTTGTTGTAAGCAGCACCCATGCATGCATGCCCTGCCGTGTGTCCGGCGCCCCGACTCCGTCCCTCTGTCGTCCTCCAGGAGGGCCGCTGCCCACCCAGGCCGTTGTGTGTGGGCGTCTCCATCACTTGCTCTCACGCTGCTTGTCTGCCTCTCTCGTGGcatgttgttgttgtcgttgttgttgttgtcgtggCTTGAAAACCGAAACCCAGAGCCCCAGCCCGTTGGTCCTCGAGTGGTGGCTGCCCCAGCACCCGTCAGGAGAGCTCAGCCTCCATCAGTACCCTTTGCCGCCCCGCCGAGGGGGACGCTTCCTGTGCACGGTGCCGGTCCCCCAGATTCCTCTGCCCCTGGACTGCTCTCCCCCCGCGTCCTGCTGGGCCATCTAGCCTCCTGGTCCTGTAGGGACAGCTCTTCCCAAGTGGCTCTGCCTCTTGGCGGTGAGGAGATGCGGCTCCGTTTCAGGGATTGACCACCTCCTGGTGGGAAGAGCCAGGCAGTGGCAAAAGCAGGTGAGCTGCCTGAGGCCCTGTGAGCGTCTCTCAGGGGATCTGGAGGCTTCCAGGTGGCTCAGGTTTGTGTGGCTCATTGCCTGCAGGCTGCCTGGAATCCGGGAGAGGGGAGAGCCCGTGCAGAGACTCACTCGTGCAGCCTGCTTTTTCTGATCCATGCCTCTGCCTGAGGAAGGCCACTTCCTACCTCCCAGTCTCCTTAGAAACCTGGGGGCCAGAAACCTGGATTGGAATCCACTCAGCTCCAAAGAAGGAGCCCTAGGGGAATGCTGATCTTTCCAGGTGTTGGGCTGGCCTAGCTTTCCAGGCCCCAGCTGCTGACTCGGGGCTTTGCTTCTGACTTCTGCTGAGAGCCTTGTTGTGTGGCCTGGCCCGGCTCCTTGACTCCCTGGTCAGTCTCCCGTGCCAGGAGCGGTAAGGGCTGTGGCCCTGCTCTGGGCTTTCCCCTTTGTTCTCTCCCGTCTGCAGCCCTGCTGAGTTTGGCACGCAGTGGGAAAGAACCGAGGCACTGAGCCCTGGGAGGGGTCAGAGAAGAGCAGTTGTCCCCGTGAGCTGGCAGTGTGGCCGTAGGAGGGCTGCCGCTGGGGAGCAGCTTCGACTGCGCAGAGGGGGCGCGCTGTAGGTCAGGGCCCCGTGTCCACGTGCGTGCCGTGTGCACATGCTGATcgtccctttctctccttccccggCCTCTGGCCGCTTCTGAGCTAACGCGGTTCTTCCTTCTTCCTAGGTCCCCAGATGAGGCCTTGCCCGCGGGTCTCGGTTGCGGCAGTGGGAGCAGCCACTACGTGCTGGAGCGGGTGGCCCACGGTGCCTCCGACATCCCCGAGGCCTCCTGTGAGACGGCGGAGGAGGCGGCCAAGCTGGTTGCTCAGAGGGCGGGCGAACAGGGAGAGACCATGAAACAGTTTGACCTGAACTATGGAAGTGAGTCTGTCCCCTCACATCTTCGGGCCCCTCAAAACCGAGGGCCACGGTGGCTTTCGAGGGTTGCTGGGTTTGCCCATCCGTTCTCTGAACATCGTGGCCTCTGGGCAGGTGGTGGGCCAAGTTCCAGGGCAACGCTGGTGAGCAGAACGGATATGGTCCTGCCCTCCTGCTGCTCACAGCCTTGCCACCCCCGTAGCAGCCCCGGTGCCCCAGTTTTACAGAGGGGGACCCCGAGGCCCAGCGAGGTTGTGTGGTGTGTCCAGGGTCACGCGGCTGGCTAGCACCAGAGCAGAGACTTCGGGCACCAGCGTCTTTTCTTAAACTGTAGTGTTACTGGCGTCTGCGGTGTGAGACGACTGTGTGCCGAGGAGGcctgaggcgggggggggggggggggggggggtggtgggggggggggagaagggaccCCTTGAGGATTTCCATAGACTCCAAGTACAGTCTGCTCCTTGGAGGCATCAGGCCTGGTGCCGCCCGACCTTCGGAGCTGAGCTGTCCTTAGATATCAGAAACCGGTAGGGTTGGGTTATTCTTTCTTCCGATGAATGGAGACACTGTCCCTTCTTGTGAAATCTGGGTTCAGATTCCATCATTGAAAACTGCGGGTCCAGCCCTGGGGAGGAGAGTGAGGTGGGCCCCATGGCGGGCGAAGGCTTCATTGAGGTCCTGACCAAGAAGCAGCGCCGTCTgctggaagaagagaggaggaagaaggagcagGCCGTGCAGgtagggggtgtggggaggagggcaggccgGCACAGAGAAACCCAGAGCGAGGAGAGAGTTCTGAATCAGGCCCAAGCTAGAAGAGGGGAAGGCGGGCACAGCAGCGTGCTTGTGCTCCCGACATCCACCAACCCTGTTGTCGTGTGGGAGTAGGTGATGTTCGCCCAGTGCTTGGAGAAGGTGACTCATCCCAGGTGACAACAGGACGCAGACCTCCCTCaggcccccctcctcccaccactcCAGCCTGTGTGGGATGAGATTTGTCACCCGGGGCGTCTCGAGGGCCGGGGACCCTGTATTCAAACTGCAGTCAGGCCTGGACCCTGCACCCTTGGCCTCTGCAGCCTGCGTGCGCCGGCCTGTCGCCCTTCCCGGGGATGGTGTGGTTGGCCTTGCCATTCACCCGTGGCCGGGGCCTTGAGATGCCCCTGCACCGCTGGGGCAGTTTCCCGTGGTGTGGTTCTGGCGGGGAGAACTCGTGCTTCACGCCTCACGTCTGGGCCGGACAGCGTCACCTCTTTTCTCCTTAGGTGCCTGTCAAGGGTCGAGGTCTTTCCTCCCGTATTCCTCCTCGGTTTGCTAAAAAGCAGAACAACTTGTGCCTGGAGCAGGGTGACGTGACCGTTCCTGGCAGCAGCCTGGGCACGGAGATCTGGGAGAGCAGCGGCCAGGGTAAGAGTTGGGTGCTTGGGCTCAGCTGCTTGGTCCACGGctgtccccagggcagggggTCTCTTCTCTGGGAGCGTCCCGTTTTGGGGCTGTGCATGCCTGTGGGGTTTGTTTGCctgtctcctgcctcctctccggAGCCACGGTGTCAGATCCCGTCTCGGCACCACCGGCAGCCCCTGAACAGCTGGAAACTCCCCTGCCTGCGATTTGGGGCAAGAGCGCACCATTCATTGCGTCCACTGATCTGGACAAGGGAGGCCCCGTCCCTGGCCGGCTCCGGTCACGGGGGGAGTTGGCTCGACTCCTTTGCCCCTGTCAGGCACCCAAGAAACTCAGCTTGTGGAGGAGCACCAGGTGACCGCCAGGGCGGAGGAGCGGGTCCGAAGCTTTCCCGTCTGTGCCGCGTGCCGGCCCTGACGCCGGGCgctcctggcccctcctcctcaTGCTCTCCTGAGCCAGACAGGCTTGAGACCAAAGCGAGGAGACCTGACtttttggaaaatttattttcctgaacttaaaaaaaaaaaaatcaaacccagtgctcttttttttggtaactcttcgttttaaaatacaaaagcaattttttttttttttagcatttgtttttgagggagggCACGAgtcagagggggcagagagggggacagaggaccagaagcaggctctgcgttgacagcgggagccggacgtggggcttgaactcacgagctgtgagatcatgacctgcgccgaagtcagacgctcaaccgaccgagccacccaggtgttcctgagATACAAAACCATGTTAATCGAGCAGATTCTTCATTAGTGCCTGCTTGAGGCAGAGCCCTGGAGAGTACACAGGTGAAGAAAAGCATGATGCTTCACAGGGGAGCCTAGAGAAATTACCCATTTCCAGTGTGTTAAACAAAGTAGCCGAGGACCCTGGAGTGCAGTGACGCGATCCCAGAGCCACATGACACACTCAAAGTTCTGGGTCCTAGGTGTTGATTCTTTGAATCTTCCCTCCTGGCCTATCACGTTCCGGGCTAAAACCTAGGTTCCAACACGTTACAAATAACACTGGACGACGTTCAACTCTGATTCGAAGTATGATCTTCTCTTCTTAAAATATGGCTGTGAGTTGATTTGGTAGCACACGTGAGCAGGGTATCCCACTCCGAATGTCCGCAGATAACCTCCCAGGTGGTCGCTCGGAGCAGGCTGGACGCCAGCCCCTGCCCTCGGGCCTTTACTGCCAGGACCCGCCTCACTGGCCGCTCAGCCCGGGGGCGCGTGCACGGCTTCAGAGGGTCCCTGGCTCTGAAAATAGCACGTCGGGTTTGCATACATACGCAGGGTCTGCGGCTTTGGTGGGAGTCCTGGAGTGGTCCTCGAGCTAACAGAGGTTGAGTAGTACCAGCCTAGATCCTTGAGAGACTCTGTGAAGCTGCCAGGCTTGTAGAAATGAACAGGCGGCTTAAGATTAAGACCACGTCAGTACACGGAGTAGCGGTACAGCTTTCTCACGGATGTGAACGAGAAGTTGCTGGCGTGCCTTCCAGAGCAAGTAGCGGATGAAGTAAAGGGAAGCACGCTTCTTGGAGTGTGAGGATGTTGGGAAGTCGGGTGAGGCTGCCAGAGCAGCTCCAGCGCCCTGCATGGGGcaggagagctgggaggggcTGCGCCAGCCAGGCGGTTCCCCTGCGCGGCCCTGACTCTCTGTCTTGCACCCTCGGGCAGCCCTCCCCGTCCAGGCCCCGGCCAGCGACTCCTGGACTAAAGCCGCAACTGCCTTTAACAGCGCCGAGCCTGGCTCCGCCGAGGTGAGTGACCCCTGAGCCACTCGCGGGCAGCGCGCGAGCCCGCCGCCCCCGTGGCCGGCTCGTCCTGGGCCTCGTGCACCCTTGCCCAGCCCAGCTCTTCCTCGCCGCGCCGATGagcctggcccagagcctgattcCACTGGCCCTGGCTTGGCGCTGGTCTTTGTTCCTGACTTCTGGGGAGGGTGGGCGACCGGGCCCGTGGTGGCAGTCGCCCTGTCTGATCTGGCCACAAGGGAATGAGCTTGGCGGCCCCGTCCCTGGCGCCCATTGCATACCGTGGTTTTTTTGATCGCGTCTTCAGTTGCTGGGTACTGTTGGCGGGTCAGGGCCCAAGTCAGGACGGGGCTAAAAAGGACAGGCTTACGGGGGTGTGTCTCAGCCACGCACTTGGTCCCACTTCCTGGGCAGTCCCGTGTTGGAGTTTGGGGGTCAGGGTTCTCACCCGTTTTGTGCCTTGCACAGCAGGGTTTTAAGAGCAGCCAGGGGGATAGCGGCGTTGACCTGAGCGCCGAGTCTCGGGAGTCGTCTGCAACATCCTCCCAGCGCAGCTCCCCGTATGGCACTCTGAAGCCGGAGGACATGAACGGGCCTGGCCTGGAGCCCAAGGCTGACGGCCACAAGGAGCAGGCCCAGAAGCAGCCCGAGCCAAAGGTCAGCTGGAAGTCCCTCCGTGGAGGCCTGGGCCGGGGACTGCCGTCCCTTgtcttctcccctcttccttgTGCTCAGAAGCTTGGGACTGGGGTCCTTCCAGCCCGTGTTTCTCAGCATCTCTGGTTTTCTATCAAGGACTCAGATCAAGGCTCAGGACAGAGCAAGGAGCACAGACCGGGACCCATTGGCAATGAGCGCTCTCTGAAAAACAGGAAGGGCTCAGAGGGGGCCGAGCGGCTGCAGGGAGCCGTCGTCCCGCCCGTTAACGGGGTGGAGATTCACGTGGACTCTGTGCTGCCGGTGCCGCCCATTGAATTTGGAGTCAATCCAAAAGTGAGGCTTGGATGTGTTTctttcccacccccccaacccccctcacAAGTCCCCCGTGGTTTTGAActtggagagggaggggaggtgctGAGACGGGGCTGTCACCTAGAAAGAGCCGGGGGACAGAAGCCGAGCAGCTCTCTGGTGGAGTGTGTCAGCCTGCAGGATGAGGCAGGTGCCACTGAGCTGCCTTCTAGATTATGCTGACACCAGCCAGGTTCTCAGGCTGGGCAGACTAGTGATCTTCACTGTCTCTTTCGGGATTGGCCAGTGGGCATAGGCAGGGAGCTCGGAGGGAGGGTCATGGGGTGGCGTCCTTTTTTGGGTGCTATCTGGTGGACGCTGCCCGCTAGATTTCTTGAGTCTTGGAGACTGGATCAAATTAACGTGTGCCTCTTCTGAAAAGCGGGCAGATGATTTCAGTGagctcttccttctcttcagGACTCGGATTTCAGCTTGCCACCTGGCTCTGCCTCTGGTCCCGCAGGGAATCCGGTCGTCAAACTTCAGGACGCCTTGGCCAGTAACGTGAGTGtgtgtttccctctgtttctTGTGCTGGCAGGCCCTGGAGAGAAAGGAGCAAGGCTTCTGGGGGGCTCTGAAGCCAGAGGAGGGGGCCAACACCAGCTTTGGGGTCAGGCAGACCTGGGTGCGTGGCACAACGCGTTCCCTAGCTGGTTACGTGTCCTCGGGCATGTTGTGTAAACGTCCTGTGCCCCGGTTTTGTGATCTTACCACGGGAAAACAGAACTTCTCAGGTCCGGGTTATTTGACGTTCTGTGGTTACGTATGTTTGGTAGTGCTGGGATAAACCAATGTGTTTACTCAGAATCCCTCTGATACGCTGAGGGGCACTGGCCACACATGGGAGGGTCTGTTGGCCACATGTGTGAGGAAACGTTACCAGGGACCTCGTTCAGTTTCTGGTGGGAGGCGGAGACGGGACCTGGGGGTCTCCACGCCAGGCCGGTCGTTGTGCCTGGCGCGGCCGCCCCTGCCCGAGTGCTCCGTGGGCTGGGGGTGTGCAGGTGGCTCTCCACAGACTTCTGTTGAGAGAATCGGGGAAGACCACCGACCGGAGCAGATCAGCTTGGGTGTCTGCTCCCGGCAGGTTCACCGTAGGGGTCTTGAGCGCCCGCGGGCAAAACCAAAGGTGCGTTTTGCTCTGCTGTCATGTTGGCCCTGTGCCTGTCGTGTTCCATGGTCTCCTTTCCCCTTCCAGGCTGGGTTAACACAAAGTATTCCCATCCTCCGGCGTGATCATCACATCCAGAGGGCCATCGGCCTCTCCCAAATGTCCTTCCCCACCGCCGACCTCACCCTGAAGGTAACGCCAGGCCGGCGCTAGGCGAAGGCTGCGGGGCGCCTTAGCTTGCCTAGGGCTGGAGCACGCAGCCCCGCCCACCCGCCCGCCCATCCTGGGGCCTCGATCTGTGCCGTCC is a window from the Felis catus isolate Fca126 chromosome D4, F.catus_Fca126_mat1.0, whole genome shotgun sequence genome containing:
- the PRRC2B gene encoding protein PRRC2B isoform X7 produces the protein MSDRLGQITKGKDGKSKYSTLSLFDKYKGKSVDAVRSSVIPRHGLQSLGKVATARRMPPPANLPSLKSENRGNDPNIVIVPKDGTGWANKQDQQDPKSSSATGSQPPESLPQPGLQRPVSSLQKPTQPSSQENTNSVPGGPKSWAQLNGKPAGHEGGLRGSSRLLSFSPEEFPTLKAAGGQDKAGKERGVLDLSYGPGPSLRPQNVTSWREGGGRNIISATSLSASPTELGSRNSSAGDGAPSSACTSDSKDPSLRPAQPVRKGASQFMGNVYHPPTYHDMLPAFMCSPQSSENQGTVERGPFPLPQLRLEPRVPFRQFQMNDQDGKESRLGTTRPIRPLRQLVGRAPRPTIINAENLKGLDDLDADADDGWAGLHEEVDYSEKLKFSDDEEEEEVGKDGRPKWNSWDPRRQRQLSMSSADSADAKRPQEEGKDWGEAVGVARVVRKVPEPQPPSRKLHSWASGPDYQKSSLGSVFRQQSVEDKEDKPPPRQKFVQSEMSEAVERARKRREEEERRAREERLAACAAKLKQLDQKRKQAQKAGEAPKPAEKEVPRSPGTEKVPPQENGPAVRKGSPEFPAQGTPNTFSEEAPAAPPAVAQSGGGEEGAREAGSPAQEFSKYQKSLPPRFQRQQQQQQQEQLYKMQHWQPVYPPPSHPQRTFYPHHPQMLGFDPRWMMMPSYMDPRIPPTRAPVDFYPSALHPSGLMKPMMPQDSLGGTGCRSEDQNCVPPLQERKVAALDPAPVWSPEGYMALQSKGYSLPQPKSNDALAVDMHVRNESSYSAPPGRSGGVGAQRDLLEERGEEFLSAFDKKAPADFDSCVSSQRIGQELLFPPQENVQEAGAPGGHSPDLRCSPLEPDFAPAEKKPEYSSWDVSHPPESTDTASGIEKGTPREEPPFNVSAWEKDGSPNKQPSLEPEWTAEPRGPGSQHQEQTSRTRRSGPIKKPVLKALKVEDKEKELEKIKQELGEESARVAKEKGPARKAEKDEDEENDPALANSSPSPLEDQGPARASVGREASRCDEDEKPARAWEGRPSRESSDTPATKRNNWIFIDEEQAFGGRGQARGRGRGFREFTFRGRPAGGGPGLCGGGVLGARGVYGGGQRSGRGRGLRDFGQPEDFPRAKPRRRIASETHSEGSEYEELPKRRRQRGSENGSEGSLLEREGSTLRRGDFRDSWRSTKACSEDHGGPETKSRGPRAFGRALPPRLSSCGYGRRTFVSKEAAHWQSKGPGASWQEYSSPDTCGSRRPADRDCVPDAYRHSDSLGARAFEDGRLEDKRPFFPDDHAADSEGAENRPFRRRRPPRQDKPPRFRRLRQERESLGLWGPEEEPHLLAGPWPGRPKLCPGDKSGSPELSYQNSSDHANEEWETASESSDFSERRERREGPGAEPDPQADGSLPGAAAGEKKELAKRSFSSQRPLADRQSRKLEPGGFGDKSVRPGGGDASPRYDSQQNGTPLKAKRSPDEALPAGLGCGSGSSHYVLERVAHGASDIPEASCETAEEAAKLVAQRAGEQGETMKQFDLNYGNSIIENCGSSPGEESEVGPMAGEGFIEVLTKKQRRLLEEERRKKEQAVQVPVKGRGLSSRIPPRFAKKQNNLCLEQGDVTVPGSSLGTEIWESSGQALPVQAPASDSWTKAATAFNSAEPGSAEQGFKSSQGDSGVDLSAESRESSATSSQRSSPYGTLKPEDMNGPGLEPKADGHKEQAQKQPEPKDSDQGSGQSKEHRPGPIGNERSLKNRKGSEGAERLQGAVVPPVNGVEIHVDSVLPVPPIEFGVNPKDSDFSLPPGSASGPAGNPVVKLQDALASNAGLTQSIPILRRDHHIQRAIGLSQMSFPTADLTLKMESARKAWENSPSLPEQSSPGGAGSGIQPPSSVGASNGVSYSSFGGVSMPPMPVASVAPSASLPGSHLPPLYLDGHVFAGQPRLVPQTIPQQQSYQQAAAAQQIPISLHTSLQAQAQLGLRGGLPVSQSQEIFSSLQPFRSQVYMHPSLSPPSTMILSGGTALKPPYSAFPGMQPLEMVKPQSGSPYQPMSGNQALVYEGQLGQAAGLGASQLLDSQLPQV
- the PRRC2B gene encoding protein PRRC2B isoform X5, with amino-acid sequence MSDRLGQITKGKDGKSKYSTLSLFDKYKGKSVDAVRSSVIPRHGLQSLGKVATARRMPPPANLPSLKSENRGNDPNIVIVPKDGTGWANKQDQQDPKSSSATGSQPPESLPQPGLQRPVSSLQKPTQPSSQENTNSVPGGPKSWAQLNGKPAGHEGGLRGSSRLLSFSPEEFPTLKAAGGQDKAGKERGVLDLSYGPGPSLRPQNVTSWREGGGRNIISATSLSASPTELGSRNSSAGDGAPSSACTSDSKDPSLRPAQPVRKGASQFMGNVYHPPTYHDMLPAFMCSPQSSENQGTVERGPFPLPQLRLEPRVPFRQFQMNDQDGKESRLGTTRPIRPLRQLVGRAPRPTIINAENLKGLDDLDADADDGWAGLHEEVDYSEKLKFSDDEEEEEVGKDGRPKWNSWDPRRQRQLSMSSADSADAKRPQEEGKDWGEAVGVARVVRKVPEPQPPSRKLHSWASGPDYQKSSLGSVFRQQSVEDKEDKPPPRQKFVQSEMSEAVERARKRREEEERRAREERLAACAAKLKQLDQKRKQAQKAGEAPKPAEKEVPRSPGTEKVPPQENGPAVRKGSPEFPAQGTPNTFSEEAPAAPPAVAQSGGGEEGAREAGSPAQEFSKYQKSLPPRFQRQQQQQQQEQLYKMQHWQPVYPPPSHPQRTFYPHHPQMLGFDPRWMMMPSYMDPRIPPTRAPVDFYPSALHPSGLMKPMMPQDSLGGTGCRSEDQNCVPPLQERKVAALDPAPVWSPEGYMALQSKGYSLPQPKSNDALAVDMHVRNESSYSAPPGRSGGVGAQRDLLEERGEEFLSAFDKKAPADFDSCVSSQRIGQELLFPPQENVQEAGAPGGHSPDLRCSPLEPDFAPAEKKPEYSSWDVSHPPESTDTASGIEKGTPREEPPFNVSAWEKDGSPNKQPSLEPEWTAEPRGPGSQHQEQTSRTRRSGPIKKPVLKALKVEDKEKELEKIKQELGEESARVAKEKGPARKAEKDEDEENDPALANSSPSPLEDQGPARASVGREASRCDEDEKPARAWEGRPSRESSDTPATKRNNWIFIDEEQAFGGRGQARGRGRGFREFTFRGRPAGGGPGLCGGGVLGARGVYGGGQRSGRGRGLRDFGQPEDFPRAKPRRRIASETHSEGSEYEELPKRRRQRGSENGSEGSLLEREGSTLRRGDFRDSWRSTKACSEDHGGPETKSRGPRAFGRALPPRLSSCGYGRRTFVSKEAAHWQSKGPGASWQEYSSPDTCGSRRPADRDCVPDAYRHSDSLGARAFEDGRLEDKRPFFPDDHAADSEGAENRPFRRRRPPRQDKPPRFRRLRQERESLGLWGPEEEPHLLAGPWPGRPKLCPGDKSGSPELSYQNSSDHANEEWETASESSDFSERRERREGPGAEPDPQADGSLPGAAAGEKKELAKRSFSSQRPLADRQSRKLEPGGFGDKSVRPGGGDASPRYDSQQNGTPLKAKRSPDEALPAGLGCGSGSSHYVLERVAHGASDIPEASCETAEEAAKLVAQRAGEQGETMKQFDLNYGNSIIENCGSSPGEESEVGPMAGEGFIEVLTKKQRRLLEEERRKKEQAVQVPVKGRGLSSRIPPRFAKKQNNLCLEQGDVTVPGSSLGTEIWESSGQALPVQAPASDSWTKAATAFNSAEPGSAEQGFKSSQGDSGVDLSAESRESSATSSQRSSPYGTLKPEDMNGPGLEPKADGHKEQAQKQPEPKDSDQGSGQSKEHRPGPIGNERSLKNRKGSEGAERLQGAVVPPVNGVEIHVDSVLPVPPIEFGVNPKDSDFSLPPGSASGPAGNPVVKLQDALASNAGLTQSIPILRRDHHIQRAIGLSQMSFPTADLTLKMESARKAWENSPSLPEQSSPGGAGSGIQPPSSVGASNGVSYSSFGGVSMPPMPVASVAPSASLPGSHLPPLYLDGHVFAGQPRLVPQTIPQQQSYQQAAAAQQIPISLHTSLQAQAQLGLRGGLPVSQSQEIFSSLQPFRSQVYMHPSLSPPSTMILSGGTALKPPYSAFPGMQPLEMVKPQSGSPYQPMSGNQALVYEGQLGQAAGLGASQLLDSQLPQQLTMPLPGSQLPLPRYGSGQQPLILPQSIQLPQGQSLSVGAPRRILPPGSQPSVLNTSRESSQMEMKGFHFADSKQNVPSGGSVPSPQTYRPNNEWMKNPAWEL